The following nucleotide sequence is from Rubrobacter radiotolerans DSM 5868.
GTGGGATCGCGATCCCGTAAGGGTCTACGGAACGCGCAGCTGGGAGCAATCCATGCCGTCGCCGCCCATTTCACCCTTCGGGATACGCCGGCGATCGTCGTGATGCCGACGGGTTCCGGGAAGACGGCTGTGCTTATGCTGAGCGCCTTCACCCAGCTCGCGAAGCGCACGCTCGTTGTAACACCGAGCGTCCTTGTCCGGGACCAGATAGCTCAACAGTTCGGTGACCTTTCGACGCTACGCTCCGTCGGGGCCGTCCCGTCAGATCCCGACGAGTTCCCTAATCCAAAGATTTACGAGGTCCCCGGGATGATTCGGGACACCGCGGCTTGGGAAGACTTGCGTCGGTTCGACGTGGTTGTCGGCACGCCGAACAGCCTGAGTCCCGCGACGGAGAGCATCCCATCACCTCCGAGAGACCTGTTCGATCTCGTTCTTGTCGACGAAGCTCACCACAGCCGGGCTCGCACGTGGGAAGCTCTGTTGGCCGCGTTCCCGCAGGCGCGCCAAGTTCACTGCACGGCCACGCCCTTCCGCAACGATAAGCAGCAGCTGCCCGGAACGTTCGCCTACACGTACACTCTCAGCAAGGCGTACGAGGACGGGGTATTCGGTGAGATCCGGTATGTCCCCGTCGAGCCGGGAGGAGCGGCCCCGGACACCGCCATCGCCGAGAAGGTGCAGGAGACGTTCTGGCGGGATCGCGAAGACGGTTTTCAGCACCTTATCATGGTCCGCACCGACTCTCGCAAGAAGGCGAACGAGCTGAAGGCGGTCTACGAGCAGAACACCTCGCTTAACTTGAGGCTGATCCACAGCGGGCTCTCGCCGGTGACCGTGAAGAAGGCCGTGGGCCAACTCAGGGCCGGCGAACTCGACGGGATCATTTGCGTCGACATGCTCGGGGAGGGGTTCGACCTCCCAGAGTTGAAGATCGCGGCCATCCACGCTCCCCACCGCTCCCTTGCCGTGACCCTACAATTCATCGGGAGATTCGCCCGCACCGGGTCCGACGACTCGATCGGCACGGCGAAGTTTGTCGCGGTGCCTTCCGAGATCGAGGTCGAGCGCAAGAAACTGTACCGCGAGTCCGATACGTGGCAGCAGATAGTCACCAATCTGACGGAGGGGAAGATACAAGAAGAGGTCGAGGTCCGTGAGCGGCTATCGGCCTTCGAGAGAGTGGAACACGCGGCACCCGATCTTCGGGATATCTCGCTGCACGCTTTCCGTCCTTTCCAGCACTTCAAGATCTACCGCGTTTTCCGATCTGCCGCAGAGATTGACATAGAGGCCGAACTGGACTTGCCGGTGCCCCTGCAGATCATAGAGCGATGGAACGACACCGATTCCGACACCGTCGTGTTCATCACCCAGGACCGCCGCCGCCCGGAGTGGACGCACTTGGAGGACTTCCACAGCGTCGATCACGACCTCTTCGCCGTCTACTACGATCGCGCGTCGGATCTTCTCTTCATAAACGGTTCCCGGCGCACCACGGCGATTTACGAGCACATAGCCAGGTCTTTCACCGGCGGTGATCACCGCATCCTGCCCTTAAACAAGATCAACAACGTTCTGGCCACGCTGAGTGATCTTCAGTTCTCCAACATCGGCATGCGCCGACGTACGCTACACCCGAACGCGGATTCGTACCGGATAAGCGCGGGCAGCAACACGCAGAACTCGGTCAGCAACGCAGACAGCCAGATGTACAACCGCGGTCATGTTTCGTGCTCCGGCACCAACGGAGAAGGCACGCGCGAATACATAGGCTACAGCTCCTCCTCCAAGGTGTGGAGCGTGGAGAACGTGCTCATACCGAAGCTCGTGCAATGGGCGCGAACGCTGGCGTGGCGCATCGAGAATTTCGACAACGTCCAGACCGGCTCCAACGTGGACAACCTGTCCACAGGCACGCCGCTCGCGACGCTGCCGGGCGACGTGATCGCGATCGACTGGCCATCCGATGCGTACGCGGCCCAACGACGAATGCGACTCAAGACCCACGCCTTCGAGACCGTCCTGCTGGACCTCGATCTCGATGTGGATCCGGCAGCCTCCAAGAACGGTACCGTCCGCATGGTAGTGAGGGGAGACGACGTACACCTCCGCATCGATCACAAGCTCACAAGAGCGGGGGCCACCTTCGAACCTGTCGGCCACGATCCAGAAGACGCCCTTGTAAAGGTCGGCCACGGATCGATGCCGCTGGTCCAGTACCTTCGCGAGCATCCACCGCCTCTGTTCCTCTCTGATTTCTCACGCATCGACGAAGGTCAGCTCTTCACCAGACACGAGAACAGCGACCTGTTTGACAGGGGCCGTATCGAACCGATCGACTGGACCCTGAAGGGCGTGAACATTAGACGAGAGTTCTACAAGGACGGAACAGTCAGCTCCTCCCCTTCGATTCACGAGTACTTGGAGAATCTGCTCGCGCTCCAAGAGGATGAGATCGTCTTCTACGACCACGGTGCTGGTGAGATGGCCGACTTCGTTACCATAGGGGAGACGTCAGACAAGGTCGCTATAACCTTCTACCACTGCAAAGGGTCGTCCAAGAAAACTGCCGGATCCAATACGAAGGACGTCTACGAGGTAGCGAGCCAAGTGGTGAAGTCACTTATATGGCTCCGTGACCGAAACAAAATCTTCGACCAATTGACCAAGAGAGAGCGGACGCGAACCGGATCGTATTTTGTCAAAGGCGATCGGCGCATACTCGAAAAGCTAGCCGAAAAAAGCCGGCAAATAGGCATGGAATACGAGATGATCCTAGTGCAACCGGGTATTTCAAAGGCGAAGATGCGCGACAACGTCGCGACCGCCCTTGCATCCGCGGATAGTTTCATCGTCAACAACGATTGCCTAAGATTGCGGATCTGGGGATCCGCTTAACTTTCGCCGACAAGTCGATCCAATGGTTGCCTCAGGACTTGACGACAGCAGACAACCGACCATAACGGTTCTCCAGCACAAGCAGCCTACCCCGGGCTAAACACGAGGGCTGTTCACCTACTCGACCATCGACCTTACGTACGTCGCGTGGCCTCGGATGGAGGCGGCGAAGTTCCCAAAACCCAGGTCCGCAGCCGGCTGCACCACCTCGCTCTCCGGGTCTCTCGACGACAACACGAAGCAGGAAGCGTCGTAGAGCTGCTCCAGCACCAGTCTGCGGCACATGATCTCGGCCCTCTTGCCATACGAGACGATCCGGTCCCTGGAGTTGCGAGAATGGGGGTTCAAGAACTCCTCGTCTATAGATAGGTCCGTGCTGCTGGTCCCGGACGGCCTGTGCACCTCTTCCACGTCCGCCATCAGGAACAGGTATCCGAGCCAGGGCTTGACGGTCCCAAAGACACCCTCCCTGTACGCCGTGAGCAGATCCGTGGAGAGCCCCACCGCCTCCTCGGCGCGATTGCTAAGGTTGTTGCCGAACGAACTCGCAATAGACTTCAACTCAACCGCCGCGACTAGCGTTCCCCCGTGGACCACCAGGATGTCCCAAGCTTTGGTAGGTCGGTAGTAGCCGGGCACCACAGCGCGGCGACCGAACTGGATAGATTCTTCTGGGAAACCCTCATCCTGGAAAATCTGCGCGACCACGGCGGCAAGCGAGTCGAACTGCTTTCCACCGGTGGACTGCGCTCTCCGGCCCTGATCCACCGCGCCGCGCTCCAGTTGCTTTCTTCCCTGCCCATCGAGAACCCGCCAGTAATCCCTAACGGCTTCTTCGAACGCACCGTAAAGGTTGTCCGCCACGCTTTTCTAGTCTCCCTAGTCGGGTATCTGCTCTACCCCGTAAACCTCAAGGGCCACCGCCGTGGCTCGTTTGATGTCGCGCTCGTCGAAGGCGCGCCGCAGGCGTTCTGCTTGCTCGGCGGTGATGTCTCCCGAATCCGGCACCCGGATGCGCCTCAGGTACTGCGCCTGGAACCGGAGGTAGCCACCGCTCATCCTGACCGAGTAGCACTCCACGAAGAACTGCCCGAGGCGCGACAGAAGGATGCCGCCGAGCACCCGAAGGTCCCAGGCGTCGGATACGACGTAGTACAGGTTGTGGTGCGGGTAGTACCCGCCCGGGTCCAGCACCGGGTGGGCCTTGCCCTTTATGTCCGGTATCAGGAGCTTCTCCCTGCCCGTGAGCTCGTAGGCCACTTTGTCTATCGTTCTGTACCACCGCTCCGGGGCCTTCTTCGCAGTGTGGCGGTCGCTCAGCCTTTCCCGGTGTGCCTCGAAGTAGCGCCGCAGTTTCGGGTAGCGCTCGAGGTCCGCGAGCGAGCCGTCGTCCTCCCAGGGGTTGACGAGGTGGTTGCCGGACCACTCGATCCGGCCCGACGCGGTGTCGCGGCCCATCACCAAGGGCAGCAGACGCTCCTGCTCGACAAGGCTCGCGTCTTCAGTAAGGAACACGCCGTCTGCCCCCGTCGCCACGCCTATGCCCACTCTCGTGCCGGTGGCCCCGTCTTCGAGTGGAGAAAAGTCCGCCTCCAGCCGCTTGAGCAGAGCAAGGCGTTCGGGCGAGACACACGGCCAGGGATCGGATCCCCCGAACCATCCGTCAACCACGACGCTCCGGCTGCGTCCGAGGGTGGGCGAACCGCTCACCTCCCCCCGCCCCCAACCGCCGCCACGAGCTCTTTCAGCACCTCTCCGCTTTCAGTATCTTCCGAGCCGTCCAGCTTCGCCACAAGCGCCCGTCCCTGAGCAGCCCTCCTGATAACCGTGACGGCCGGATACGCCAAGACCTCGCTGCGGAAGGCGTCGGAGCGGTGCATTTCGACAATAGCCTCCACCGCGTACCCGTCCGTCACCAGCTTGCGCAGGGAGCCGCCGTACTGATTGAGGAGCCACCGATCGGCGCAGATGAAGGCGCAAACGCCGTCGCCGGAGAGGAGGTCGAGAGCCCGCTCGTAGAACCCGACGTACAGGTCGGCCCTGCCCTTCATCGTCCGGTAGCGACCCCGGTAGAGGTCGACCAGCCCGGGTTCTATGGCTTCCAGACGGACGTAAGGCGGGTTACCGACGACGTAGTCGGCACCGCCGCCACCCAGCCTGAGAAAGTCCAAGTCGTCGTCGAGCAGGAAGTCCGCCCGGCGTACCCAGCGGTTCGCCAACCCCTCGGCGACATCCTTACCGTAGCCCTCATCCCGTAGTGTTGCGATCGTGCGCTTCCGTGTCTGCTCTGCCGCCGTAGGGTCTATGTCTAGTGCGAGCAGCGACCGGCCGCACTCCCCGATGTCGCGTCCCCGACGCTTGCAAGACCCCACGAGCCTGCGGACCATGGCCTCGAAGAACTCGCCACCGCCGCAGCAAGGCTCCACAGCCAAAACGTCCACTAGGTTTGCAGAAGATACGTAGCCAGCGAGGTCGAGGACGAACTCGACTACCCATGGCTTGGTGTAGACGCTGCTGTTCTGCTCCCACACCGGCCTTGCAATTTTCAGTTTACCGGCTACTGTTCTCACCTCCCGTGACGGCATTTCTCTTGCTAATCATACGGGACACGTCATGTCTTCGTACCACCTAGCCTGTACAATAATTCTTCACTCAGGTCGGCCTGACTTTTCGTCGCCTCCAACTCCTGCCGTGCTATTGCAACACTGCTGATCCTGGACTGCGAGCAGCCTCTAGGCAGTCCTCTCCGTAGTCAGAAAAGTACGTTGCAACCTCCTCGACGATGCTCCCTCTATCTTCCCAGAAATCCGTGAGCGTCATGTTGTCCACGAAACCGTCTTTTATCCGTATAAGGAGGATTTCCTCGGCCTCTTCTCACTTTTCGAGATACATGCCCCACGCACGAGTTCCGCCGCAAGCATGACCCACCGCTCGTAACGTCGTTCGGTGGGGAAATTCTCTGAGGTCAAGTCACCACTCAACGAGTCTTTTGATCAGGATAGTAGGTGCATCCAATCTAATGTTACCTGCCGGTCTGTGCAGCAGAAAGCAGAACTCCTATCATTACTGGACTAAAATTAACTTATATGTTAAGTTTATTTTATGGCTAGACTCAACTACAAGTGGTGCCTTGAAAATCCCGCCGTTTAGCGAAGACGGTTTCCTGCCGCCGGAGGACTACGAGATGACGCTGGAGGAGCTCAAGGGATCGCTGCTAGTAAAGGGTCCGGAGGAAGGATATCCGACTTGGGATGCTGAGTGGCGGCTGAAGCTGGTCGAGAATCTGAAGGTCATGGTCGGCCAGTTGTGGGAGGTCGGGGTTGTGGAGATTTTCGTGGACGGGTCTTTCGTCGAGGACAAGGATCACCCCGGCGATATCGACGGCTATTTCGAGTGCGACGTAGTCGAGTTCGCCACCGGTAGCATACAGAGGCGTCTCAACGGGCTGGATCCGCACAAAGTCTGGACGTGGGACCCGACGAGCCGCAGGCCGTACAGGAACCAGACGAAAAGGCAGTTGCCCATGTGGCACCGGTACAGGGTGGAGTTGTATCCGCACTTTCCCGGGCTCACGAGTGGGATCCGGGACCAGTTCGGTAACGACCTGTCCTTCCCTTCGGCGTTTCGGCTCTCGCGTCGAGATTACAGGCCCAAAGGGATAGTCAAGGTACTGAAAGAAGGTGAGGGCGCGTGATCAGGAGCGAGAAAGAGTATAAGGAAGCAGTAGAGCGCCTCAGGAAGGACGAGGAGGTCCTCGCCCTTCAGAGAGAGAAGCTCAAAGGGTTGGAACTCTCCGAGGAGGAGGTGGGACGTGCTCTGGATCCAATGCTGTCGTTTCGCGCCCAGCTCGAGGAAGAGGTTGAGTGGTACGAGAGGGTGCGCCGGCGGGACTTCGGTATACTCCGCGACCTGAGCGCGGTAGGCACCCTGCTCATAGCGATGAGGATCGCCAACGGTCTGAGTCAGAGGGAGCTGGCCGAGATACTAAGGGTAAGCGAAGCGCAGGTCTCGCGCGACGAGCGCAACGAATACCACGGTATCACGGTGGACCGCGCGCAGAGGGTACTCGACGCTATGGGCGAGACGCTGTCATCTCGCGTCGAAGACAAGCCCCTGGCGCTGGCGTAAGCGGCCCGTCAAAGTTTGTCCATGCCGCATAGGCGTAGGCCGCTACCGGGAGCCAGGGAGTCCAACGCGGGCGACGACTTCCACGTGCTCTGGGCGGCGCGCCGTGCCCTCCGGCTGCTCGATCTGCGCTCGAATCTTCAGCGTGTCGTCATGGAAGGGGTCACGCCACTCGAGAGGGTCGACTCGGAAGACGACGGCTTCTTGGGGGTCGACCTGACCGAGTATTTCGGAGGCAACAACCTCGCCGAGGCGCGCAGGGTCGTCACCACGCAACTGAAGTACAGCACCCGTCATCCCGAGCAGGCGTGGACCGACGCGCGACTGCGCGAGCGTGGCTCATCGTCTGTGCTCCAGCGCCTAGCCAACGTCTACAAGACCTTCGCCGACGAGCACGGCCGCGCCGAAGTGATCCGCCGGTTGAGCGTGCGCTTGCTGAGCAACCAGCCGGCCGAAGAAGGACTACTAGAGGCCTCGATCGCGGCACGGGAAGAGCTGACGGGTTTGGGCACCGCTGAGGTAAAGACCGCGACCCTCCTGAAGCGCTTGTCGCCCCAACAGGCGGAGATGCTAAGGCGGCTGCACGACGCTTCGAGGTTGCGCAGCGTGGAGTTTACCGACTTTCTTCGCGTGTTTGACCTGAGCGGCTGCGGGGAGGAGGGCCGCCTGGTACAGCGGCTGCGCCTCCTCCAGGAGCTGGCGCCGCTCGTCACCAACGATCCCGTCGAAGGGCTGCGCAACCTCAAGGAGATTATCGAGCACGAAGCGCAGCCCGAGACGGCGGGATCTGTGGGACTCACCAAGGTCGATGTCCTGGCGGCTTTGGGAGTGGGGCGCGAAGACGACCTCTTCCCCGCGCCCCCGGCTCTCAAGCCGACCCCACGAGAGATACGGACCGCCGAAGCCCGATCGCTGGCCGCCGTCGTCGCCGGAGAGTCGGAGGGCCGCAAAGTTCTGGCTCACGGGGACGCGGGCGTTGGCAAGACCACGACGGTGCAGGCGATGCAGGCGCACCTTCCGGAAGGCTCTGTGACGGTGATCTACGACTGCTACGGTGGTGGTCAGTACCTCGTGGCAGGGGAGCAGCGCCATACGAACGGGCGCGCTTTTCAGCAGCTGATCAACGAGTTCGCCATGCGTTGCGGCACGCCCTTCCTGGTACGCGTGGACGGCGAGGTCTCGGACATCCAGCGGCGGTTCTCTCGCACGCTCGCCAAGGCGGCGGAAGCGATAGAGGCAGATGGGGGCCTGCTCGTGATTGTCATCGACGCGGCGGACAACGCCGTGTTCGCGGCCCGCAGACAGGGAGATATTTGCTTTGTCCCGCCGTTCTGGACGTTCTCCTTGCCGGACAACGTCAGGTTGCTGATGACTTGCCGTACGCACCGTCGCGGGGAGCTAGAAGCACCCGAAGGTGTGTACGAATACGAGCTGCGCGGCTTCGACGAGGAAGCCTCCGCCGCCCATCTGCGTAGGGTCTTCCCGGATGCCGGAGATACGCAGTGCCGGGTCTTTCACGAGAGCACGAGTGGCAATCCGCGTCTGCAGTTCTACCTTCTGGAGCGTGCGGAGTCCCAGGGGTCGGACGCCCTGGACCAAGTGCTCTCGGCGGCGGAACGCACGCCGGACGACATCTTCGACGACCTTTTCGACGCCGCCATCGCGCACGCCTCCGATCCGGACCAGGCGCGCCAGCAAGCCGCATTGCTCGTCTGCTTGTCACAGCCGAGCCCGACCGATGTATTTGCCGAAGTATGTGAAATCACCCCCGAACGAGCCAGCAATTTCTGCCGGGCGTTGGTGCCAGGTCTGGTCATAGAAGACGATGGGACGCGCTTCCGCGACGAGGACTTCGAGACCTACCTGCGTGGGAAGGTGGGCGAGGACGCGCTCGAAGCCGCGGAGGCTCGGCTAGGCGAGCACTTCCTTTCGCGCGCGGATTCGGACACCTACGCCGCTGGTTCGGTGGCGGACCATCTCTTCGCCGCGGAACGGTACGGAGACGTCATCGCTCTCGCCCTCGAGGGTCCCGAGCCTACCGCCATCCAAGACGACATGGCGCGTCTGCGCGTTCTCCGGCGGCGGGTGACCCTAGCCATGCGTTCCACGAGCGCGGCCGACCGCGAGGACCAGGCGGTCCGGCTGACGCTGCTCGCGGCCGAGCTGGCCCGCTCCAACGAGGCCGCGAACTCTGTCATCATGGAGCAGCCGGGGCTCGCTTCGATCTACGGCAACCCGGACGATGTTGCCCGCCTCTACCTTCGCGACCCCGACAAGCCGTGGCTGGGTCCCGCCCACTTCGAGATCGCCAGGGTGTACGCCAGAGAGCCGTCGTACCGAAACCGGGCGGAAGAGCAACTCCGCATGGCCGACGCCTGGATCAGAAGGTGGCAGGCGTTGCCCGAGAACGAAAGGTTCGATTGGCGCCTAATCGCAGAGGACGTCGCGGCGGGGGCGGAGGCCGTGTACCGCCTCGGGGGCGCCGAAGAAGCGCGCGACTGGCTGATGAGGTGGCGGCCCCGGATCGTTCGGCTGCACGCCGCGTACGACCTGGTGAAGGAATTGGCGGCCCGCGAAGACGTGCCGACGCTCGAGAAGCAGCTCACCGAACTCGGACTCCCGGTCCTGGTAGAAGCCGCGCTGCTCGCCGCGCTCTCCGAAGGAGGCGACGCTCCCAGCCGCGAATCGGTCGAAAGCGTGGCGCGTCGTCTGGACCTCGCCGGTCGTCGAGGCCGGAACCACGAGAAGCTGGGATCGGGATGGGCCGCAACGTTCTGCGAGCTTCACGCCTTTCACGGTCTGGACTCGGGACGCACGCTGCGTCTACTCCGAATATTCGAGCCGCCCTTCCCGCCCAACGTTCCTTCCGAGTATAGCGACCTCTCGGACCACGACGTGCCGTTACGCATACGGTGCCTACGCGCGGCTTTGGAAGGACGCGAACTCACTATCGACGAGTTGATCCCGGAGCGTTACAGGGCACCGCAGGACGCGGGACCGCACAGTTACGACCCGAACGAGTCCGAACGCAGGACGTTTCGGCAGACCATCGGCAAGGTTCTGGGAGCCTACCGGATTCGCGCGATGACGATCGCGCAACGGCTTACGGTAGCGGAGGTTCGCGGAGCCCTCGAGCCGCAACTCTCGGATCGTCGCTCGGATATCGGGCATCGCTGGTTCAGGTTCGACCGGCGGTACGAGGTGTGGGCGCGCAGGGCAGGCGAGGCACTGATAAGGGCCGAGGGAGACGCCGGGCCCCACCTGACGGAGATCGCCGACCTCGCGGAGCAGGCGATTAGGGCGGCGGCCCCGGGGCTGTGGATCGACCTGGCCGAGAGGATGTTACGGAGCCCGACCTACCGGTCCCTGGGCTACCGCCTCGTCGAACGCGCCGCTCAGGCGGTGGCGAGCCAGCCGACACCGGGGAGGGATCGGTGGGAGACGCTTCTCCGCTGCGCCGCCACCGTCGATCCCTACGATGCGGCGCTCAGCCGGGATCTGTACCTCCGTGCCGTCGGGGCCGCCGAAAGCCTGGACGACGAGAGCGCGCTGCTCTTGCGGCTCCATACGCGCTGCGCACGGACCGCCGCCTCGGGGTTCTCCGAGGAGCGACGGCGCGACCTGGCGGCTCGGATGGCGCGTTTGTTGGAAGCGCACGAGGGTTACGTTTCGGAGCCGTCCGTCCTGCCGTGGGAAGCAACGCTGGGAGCGGCCGCCGCGCTCCATCCGGCCGGCGGACTGGCGCTGTGCAGCCGATGGGACGACGAGGACCGTCTTCTCATCAGGGACGGCATCGCCGAGGTCGTCCGCGCAACTACGGACGCCGGCTACCTGAGCGCCGAAGAGGGCCTTCACCTGCTGCGACTCGCGGCCGAGCGTTTCGACGTCTCCGAGGACGCCGTTCGTCTCATGGAACGCGTGCGGACCCTCGGGGCGTCCGCCCGGCCCCGTCTCGTCGCCATGATCAAGGACGTCAGCACCTGGGTTCTTCGAGATGTGCCACTCAACAGACGGCAACAAGCAGCCTCCCGGGTAGTGAAGTGGGCAGACGACAAGGGTGTAGGAACTCTACCTGGCGTAGCGAAGCTTCGCGAAGTGCTGCGGTTCCTCGAAACGTTGTCGGGCGAGGAAAATGAGAGCACCTCATCTTCCTCGTCGATTAGACCCAATCCTGAATACGAGGCAAGGCTTCGTAAAGAGGAGGAGTCGGAGGCCAACGCCAGCGCGGAAGCCCTGCGCGAAGCACTAGCTGACGCACAAGAAGGCAAGTTCGACGACCTCCTGCAGCGGCGTGACACGTACGAGCGAGGTTCGTACAGGGCCGAGAGGAGCGGAGATCCAGATTTCCTCAACGAAGTCTGGGCGGTGGTGCCGCCGTCGTCCCGGGAACGCTACCTCGACGCGCTGACGGATCTGGGAGACGACGCACTCACCGCTCGTTTGCGCATGCACAAAGGCTTGCCGGAGGCTCTGCATCGGGCACTCGACGCGTGGCGAG
It contains:
- a CDS encoding ATP-binding protein — translated: MLWAARRALRLLDLRSNLQRVVMEGVTPLERVDSEDDGFLGVDLTEYFGGNNLAEARRVVTTQLKYSTRHPEQAWTDARLRERGSSSVLQRLANVYKTFADEHGRAEVIRRLSVRLLSNQPAEEGLLEASIAAREELTGLGTAEVKTATLLKRLSPQQAEMLRRLHDASRLRSVEFTDFLRVFDLSGCGEEGRLVQRLRLLQELAPLVTNDPVEGLRNLKEIIEHEAQPETAGSVGLTKVDVLAALGVGREDDLFPAPPALKPTPREIRTAEARSLAAVVAGESEGRKVLAHGDAGVGKTTTVQAMQAHLPEGSVTVIYDCYGGGQYLVAGEQRHTNGRAFQQLINEFAMRCGTPFLVRVDGEVSDIQRRFSRTLAKAAEAIEADGGLLVIVIDAADNAVFAARRQGDICFVPPFWTFSLPDNVRLLMTCRTHRRGELEAPEGVYEYELRGFDEEASAAHLRRVFPDAGDTQCRVFHESTSGNPRLQFYLLERAESQGSDALDQVLSAAERTPDDIFDDLFDAAIAHASDPDQARQQAALLVCLSQPSPTDVFAEVCEITPERASNFCRALVPGLVIEDDGTRFRDEDFETYLRGKVGEDALEAAEARLGEHFLSRADSDTYAAGSVADHLFAAERYGDVIALALEGPEPTAIQDDMARLRVLRRRVTLAMRSTSAADREDQAVRLTLLAAELARSNEAANSVIMEQPGLASIYGNPDDVARLYLRDPDKPWLGPAHFEIARVYAREPSYRNRAEEQLRMADAWIRRWQALPENERFDWRLIAEDVAAGAEAVYRLGGAEEARDWLMRWRPRIVRLHAAYDLVKELAAREDVPTLEKQLTELGLPVLVEAALLAALSEGGDAPSRESVESVARRLDLAGRRGRNHEKLGSGWAATFCELHAFHGLDSGRTLRLLRIFEPPFPPNVPSEYSDLSDHDVPLRIRCLRAALEGRELTIDELIPERYRAPQDAGPHSYDPNESERRTFRQTIGKVLGAYRIRAMTIAQRLTVAEVRGALEPQLSDRRSDIGHRWFRFDRRYEVWARRAGEALIRAEGDAGPHLTEIADLAEQAIRAAAPGLWIDLAERMLRSPTYRSLGYRLVERAAQAVASQPTPGRDRWETLLRCAATVDPYDAALSRDLYLRAVGAAESLDDESALLLRLHTRCARTAASGFSEERRRDLAARMARLLEAHEGYVSEPSVLPWEATLGAAAALHPAGGLALCSRWDDEDRLLIRDGIAEVVRATTDAGYLSAEEGLHLLRLAAERFDVSEDAVRLMERVRTLGASARPRLVAMIKDVSTWVLRDVPLNRRQQAASRVVKWADDKGVGTLPGVAKLREVLRFLETLSGEENESTSSSSSIRPNPEYEARLRKEEESEANASAEALREALADAQEGKFDDLLQRRDTYERGSYRAERSGDPDFLNEVWAVVPPSSRERYLDALTDLGDDALTARLRMHKGLPEALHRALDAWRGSSAAQAWTTRGIRKLLDTHLPGIVAYDYNARQNLRVLLSLPGLKETITSLLLPAVAEHVEGLDARSLYDVADVLVADLSPDKQGGALAWSIERSEERIVRDRGSLPDLPLEPTSDQAHEALAGFLWAAFGHPWKPVRWRAAHAARSLLLLPSPDLLRALVLRSNSETAGTFRSGQLDFFWMSARSWLMVVLQRLAEERPEVLQPHVEDIAQHTLSSDFPHAQIRELAKRTVLRVVEHDPAILPRDEIEKLQHSNEPGSGLYPRQSPYDLGLNDRLKDNSVGERFGFNSMDTIPYWYAPLGRVFAQNADAVTARAEAWVCDRWGRTHEDWWNDPRELRSERTTMYASNNHGSMPRMENLKLYLEYHAMQCVAGEMVDILPVSVDKDDSDFYSWDSWLEEHLPAHSRFWLADLRSTTPFRGASWGYFPPMEEWFRRDDPAEYEAALGIGEPGDEGEIVVDGSIQDHDSRRRGRVSVSSALVSPDTAAALLRALQTTDPGNFRLPYAGEEDEYGVSEISEPGFVLKGLVTGWRREKEYLDEHDPLTREIKGSFSLLGRDFLDTLGVSLSDDFLTYSEPNGNIVARLDVWSDDPQERERITEAFSTGERLWVRTEALLDYLRCRSMDLVMEVQITRNVERRYDTESYLKEREYDPGRSTIYILRGDGSLETLAGRRPLGSAHSP